One window of the Wolbachia endosymbiont of Encarsia formosa genome contains the following:
- a CDS encoding sugar phosphate nucleotidyltransferase, whose translation MRPVILCGGSGSRLWPLSKPKQFQKIFSQNTMFHNTLLRLKGDYMPPIITTNIQYESLLMQELHSLQECKVVFEPVKIGTAAATLIAVLLCDRNETILVLPSDHFIGDLNSFYVSIEKASKLASETDSIVTFGVKHHEFNYEYGYINAVYGQKEKCHIVKDFTEKPERKVSNDHYWNSGIFVFRAKRYIDEIKKIAPTLYNLCCESMKHFVSRERFLYLEQQNCAGMGDTSIDHLVIEKAENIVMIEANFDWMDVGTWGSVLELSKRFNKNFESFQAVTKGREPVLMTENDAKNLLGRVYKRPSKSLMLFINKVKEVKPIRKEIKPWGFYSVVLMGKDFLIKYLFINPLSCTSKQFHHYRDEYHIILSGVGCVSLDDKTYAITKNHVVEIPRKVFHKIENKSTRFPLEIVEFQVGKFLSDNDIVRLDDIYGRS comes from the coding sequence ATGCGCCCTGTAATACTGTGTGGTGGTAGTGGCAGCAGACTTTGGCCTCTATCTAAGCCAAAGCAATTTCAGAAAATATTTAGTCAGAATACTATGTTTCACAACACTTTGTTGAGGCTAAAAGGCGATTATATGCCACCCATCATTACCACAAATATACAATATGAGTCATTATTGATGCAGGAATTACATTCATTACAGGAATGTAAAGTAGTTTTTGAACCAGTTAAAATTGGGACAGCGGCAGCAACACTAATTGCTGTGCTTCTCTGCGATAGGAACGAGACAATCTTAGTTCTGCCTTCAGACCATTTTATAGGTGATTTGAATAGTTTTTATGTTTCTATTGAGAAAGCGTCTAAGCTAGCCTCTGAAACTGACTCTATAGTCACTTTTGGGGTAAAGCATCATGAATTCAATTATGAATACGGCTATATAAATGCAGTATATGGTCAGAAAGAAAAATGTCATATAGTAAAAGATTTTACAGAAAAACCCGAGCGTAAGGTAAGTAACGATCATTATTGGAACTCTGGAATATTTGTGTTTAGAGCAAAACGCTATATAGATGAGATAAAAAAAATTGCTCCGACTCTCTATAATTTATGTTGTGAAAGTATGAAGCATTTTGTATCACGAGAGAGATTTCTGTATTTAGAACAGCAAAATTGTGCAGGAATGGGTGATACATCTATTGATCACCTAGTGATAGAAAAAGCAGAAAATATTGTAATGATAGAAGCCAATTTCGATTGGATGGATGTTGGCACTTGGGGTTCAGTTTTAGAGTTAAGTAAGAGATTTAATAAGAATTTTGAGTCGTTTCAAGCTGTAACCAAAGGAAGAGAGCCAGTTTTGATGACAGAAAATGATGCAAAAAATTTACTAGGTAGAGTTTATAAACGGCCAAGTAAGAGCCTAATGTTGTTCATTAATAAAGTTAAGGAAGTAAAGCCAATAAGGAAAGAGATTAAGCCATGGGGATTTTATAGTGTAGTTTTAATGGGCAAGGATTTTCTTATAAAATACCTTTTTATAAATCCACTGAGCTGCACTTCTAAGCAATTTCACCACTATAGAGATGAGTACCATATAATACTATCAGGGGTTGGATGCGTGAGTTTAGATGACAAAACATATGCTATAACAAAAAATCATGTAGTAGAGATTCCAAGGAAGGTGTTTCATAAAATTGAGAATAAAAGTACAAGATTTCCTCTTGAGATAGTTGAGTTTCAGGTAGGAAAGTTTTTATCTGATAATGATATAGTAAGATTGGACGATATATATGGAAGGTCTTAA
- a CDS encoding lipoprotein-releasing ABC transporter permease subunit, with product MSIAFEFTMAIRYLRAKNSRFCSIMALFSIIGIALGVATLIVVMSVMNGFRAKLLDSVLGINGHINVYFDRSINSDYHAVLKSIEKIPGVLKATSMTNDQVIVAANGGIVGSVVRGVSTKDLLNNTTVKNNVIMGNVKKFDEGIIIGARLAEALNIDYGDNIMLISPEGFDALSGEIPKIKEYKVVAIFDMGMFEYDNTLVYMPIKSAQAFFNYKDNVRSIEVFVDDIAMANKLANAIAKETGMRAESWQSQQSHYVNALKTERNVMFLILTLIIVVAAFNIVSSLMMIVQEKKSAIAIMRTFGATSGSIMRIFCACGLLIGFTGTCLGSIIGVVFSLNIENIRVFLENITNIKLFDPMIYFFSSLPVILVSQDVVNISALALFLSFLATIPPALKAAAQDPVEILRYE from the coding sequence ATGTCTATTGCCTTTGAATTTACTATGGCTATTCGCTATTTGCGAGCAAAGAATTCTAGATTTTGCTCTATAATGGCCTTGTTTTCTATTATTGGTATTGCTCTTGGAGTTGCAACGCTAATAGTAGTAATGTCTGTAATGAATGGGTTCAGAGCAAAGCTGCTCGACTCTGTACTTGGCATTAATGGTCATATTAATGTTTACTTTGATAGAAGCATAAATTCAGATTACCACGCAGTGTTAAAATCTATTGAGAAAATCCCAGGTGTATTAAAAGCTACTTCTATGACCAATGATCAAGTGATCGTTGCAGCAAATGGTGGAATTGTGGGTAGCGTAGTCCGTGGTGTGTCAACTAAAGACTTACTTAATAATACTACCGTTAAGAATAATGTAATTATGGGTAACGTGAAAAAATTCGATGAAGGTATCATAATAGGGGCAAGATTAGCAGAAGCTTTGAATATTGATTATGGTGATAACATTATGCTTATATCACCTGAAGGATTTGACGCATTGTCTGGTGAAATACCAAAAATTAAAGAATATAAAGTTGTAGCAATATTTGATATGGGTATGTTTGAGTATGATAATACTTTGGTGTATATGCCCATAAAGTCAGCTCAAGCTTTTTTTAATTATAAAGATAATGTGAGAAGTATAGAAGTGTTTGTAGATGATATTGCTATGGCTAATAAGCTAGCAAACGCTATAGCAAAAGAAACAGGAATGAGAGCTGAAAGTTGGCAATCTCAGCAAAGCCATTATGTTAATGCTTTAAAGACTGAAAGAAATGTGATGTTTTTAATTCTTACTTTAATTATAGTTGTAGCAGCATTCAATATTGTTTCAAGTTTGATGATGATAGTGCAAGAAAAGAAATCTGCAATTGCAATTATGCGTACGTTTGGTGCAACAAGCGGAAGTATTATGCGCATATTTTGTGCTTGTGGATTGCTCATTGGTTTCACAGGGACTTGTCTTGGCTCTATTATAGGGGTTGTTTTTTCTCTCAATATTGAAAATATTAGAGTGTTTTTAGAAAACATTACCAACATCAAGCTGTTTGATCCCATGATATACTTTTTTTCAAGTTTGCCAGTGATATTAGTCTCTCAAGATGTAGTGAACATTTCTGCGCTTGCATTGTTCTTATCATTTTTAGCGACAATTCCTCCTGCATTGAAGGCAGCTGCGCAAGATCCTGTGGAGATATTACGTTATGAATGA
- the sdhD gene encoding succinate dehydrogenase, hydrophobic membrane anchor protein, with protein MSQSVNSVHHWWIQRVSSVILLFLFPWFIYSFSCTFYTDSSLSFSEKFINYPLELLFFVILVFCIFWHAVLGMQVVCEDYIDSVPLRIFTITCIKYLSSITYIVLAFTTFFFYRHIFL; from the coding sequence ATGAGTCAATCTGTAAATTCAGTACATCATTGGTGGATCCAGCGTGTTTCTTCGGTAATTTTACTGTTCCTGTTTCCTTGGTTTATCTATTCGTTTTCTTGCACATTTTATACTGATAGTTCTTTGTCTTTTAGTGAGAAATTTATTAATTATCCACTAGAGCTTTTGTTTTTTGTTATACTGGTGTTTTGCATTTTTTGGCATGCAGTTCTCGGAATGCAGGTGGTGTGTGAAGATTATATAGACAGCGTACCTCTAAGAATTTTTACAATTACATGCATAAAATACTTATCAAGCATTACTTATATAGTACTTGCTTTTACGACTTTTTTCTTTTATAGGCATATTTTCTTGTAA
- the sdhC gene encoding succinate dehydrogenase, cytochrome b556 subunit — MSNRPLSPHLQIYKVRVTSFFSIMHRLTGILLFLLLIILSWYFILYVYSPKLVVVRCLNVLLFTPLAKLAYILCFISFMHHFLNGIRHLLWDAGLNLEIASVSKSAMLVTIMLFLSTMAFLFMCI; from the coding sequence ATGAGTAATAGGCCTCTTTCCCCGCATCTACAAATATATAAAGTACGAGTTACTAGTTTTTTTTCTATTATGCATAGATTGACTGGTATCTTGCTATTTCTTTTATTAATCATACTTTCTTGGTATTTTATATTATATGTTTACTCCCCTAAGTTAGTTGTAGTAAGGTGCTTAAATGTATTATTGTTCACTCCCCTTGCTAAATTAGCTTATATCTTATGCTTTATAAGCTTTATGCATCATTTTCTTAATGGTATTCGTCATTTGCTGTGGGATGCTGGGCTTAATTTAGAAATTGCTAGTGTTTCAAAAAGTGCTATGTTAGTAACAATAATGCTATTTCTTTCTACTATGGCTTTTTTATTTATGTGTATATGA